A single region of the Austwickia chelonae genome encodes:
- the bioD gene encoding dethiobiotin synthase codes for MTPRVAGSPSLWSGVTIVTGTDTDVGKSVVTAVLAAALHRRGVGLAVVKPAQTGLAPESLDGDVQVVERLAGLPAGVCHEYVRLPEPLAPSTAGRRAGIALPAVTEHARRIADLARAHDSVLVEGAGGVLVGLDDAGRGLLELADALRCRGVPTGFVVVARAGLGTLNHSALTCRAIRGRGHDLSGLVIGAVTDAESLAGPDHLAERCNLEEISEFCDAPILFTVPSGVGASPERVQEAAGGVPLTYIDLPARSDVRQALA; via the coding sequence ATGACTCCTCGGGTGGCTGGTTCCCCGAGTCTGTGGAGCGGTGTCACGATCGTCACCGGGACGGACACCGATGTGGGCAAGTCGGTGGTGACGGCGGTGTTGGCTGCGGCGCTGCACCGCCGGGGTGTCGGTCTGGCCGTGGTGAAACCGGCGCAGACGGGGCTGGCTCCGGAGTCCTTGGACGGTGACGTCCAGGTGGTGGAGCGGCTGGCGGGTCTCCCGGCCGGGGTCTGTCATGAGTACGTCCGTCTTCCGGAGCCGTTGGCGCCGTCGACGGCGGGTCGCCGGGCGGGGATCGCGCTTCCGGCGGTGACCGAGCACGCTCGGCGGATCGCTGATCTGGCACGGGCGCATGATTCGGTGCTGGTCGAGGGCGCCGGGGGTGTCCTGGTGGGTCTGGACGACGCGGGGCGTGGCCTGTTGGAGCTGGCGGATGCTTTGCGGTGCCGGGGGGTGCCGACGGGTTTCGTGGTGGTGGCTCGGGCCGGGCTGGGGACGTTGAACCACAGCGCGTTGACCTGTCGGGCGATCCGGGGCCGGGGTCATGATCTGAGCGGATTGGTGATCGGGGCGGTGACCGATGCGGAGTCTTTGGCCGGTCCGGACCATCTCGCCGAGCGCTGCAATCTTGAAGAAATCAGTGAATTCTGTGATGCACCAATTCTTTTCACCGTTCCTTCCGGGGTGGGTGCGTCTCCTGAACGGGTACAGGAAGCCGCTGGAGGCGTCCCGTTGACCTATATCGACCTCCCCGCACGGTCCGACGTACGGCAGGCACTGGCATGA